From a single Pseudophryne corroboree isolate aPseCor3 chromosome 6, aPseCor3.hap2, whole genome shotgun sequence genomic region:
- the TMEM213 gene encoding transmembrane protein 213, with the protein MKTSLSVFLLLLLCYIPEITSDSNNTVASVLQCPEDSSICDLASSCCTPGMDSYGWIAAAVGWGLWFFTIILFCVCKVMNLHPNEPKYLHA; encoded by the exons ATGAAGACTTCTCTGTCTGTCTTCCTCCTGCTCCTCCTCTGTTATATCCCGGAGATCACATCAG ATTCCAACAATACAGTGGCGAGTGTACTGCAATGTCCAG AAGACAGCAGCATCTGCGACTTGGCCAGCAGCTGCTGTACGCCGGGAATGGACAGCTACGGCTGGATCGCGGCCGCTGTGGGCTGGGGTTTGTGGTTCTTCACCATCATCCTCTTCTGTGTCTGTAAAGTTATGAACTTGCACCCAAATGAGCCCAAATACCTCCATGCATAA